From the genome of Mycoplasma anserisalpingitidis, one region includes:
- the rplW gene encoding 50S ribosomal protein L23 — translation MQLTDIIRRPIITEKSNQQTVNNNSYTFEVAYNANKFQIARAIEIIFQVKVEKVNTMKFEKQPKNIGRYHGFTNRYKKAIVKLAEGDLINFYPSDEVKAEEKEEKTKKTAKKEVSEVEKRAAEKLAAKKANTNVKKATKTATKTNVKKTTTRKVGGE, via the coding sequence ATGCAACTTACAGATATTATTAGAAGACCTATTATTACCGAAAAAAGCAATCAACAAACAGTAAATAATAATTCATATACATTCGAAGTAGCTTATAATGCAAATAAATTCCAAATTGCTAGAGCTATTGAAATCATTTTCCAAGTAAAAGTTGAAAAAGTAAACACAATGAAATTTGAAAAACAACCAAAAAACATTGGACGTTACCACGGATTTACAAACCGTTATAAAAAAGCTATTGTTAAATTAGCTGAAGGTGACTTAATTAACTTCTATCCTTCTGATGAAGTTAAAGCCGAAGAAAAAGAAGAAAAAACTAAAAAAACAGCTAAAAAAGAAGTTTCAGAAGTTGAAAAAAGAGCTGCTGAAAAACTTGCTGCTAAAAAAGCAAACACAAATGTTAAAAAAGCTACAAAAACAGCTACAAAAACTAATGTTAAAAAAACAACAACTAGAAAAGTTGGTGGTGAATAA
- the rplB gene encoding 50S ribosomal protein L2, which translates to MAIKYYKPTTNGRRNMSILDYRQNLSGHAPEKSLMVILKNNAGRNNQGKITVRHHGGRVKRYYRIVDFKRNKDNIPAIVKTIEYDPNRSANICLLAYADGEKRYILAPKGIKVGQTVVSGENADIIVGNSLPLSNIPEGTFVHNIEMQPGGGGIIARSAGTSAQILGKDDDGKYVVLRLKSGETRRVLARCRATIGFVGNEEHLLVNIGKAGKNRHMGVRPTVRGSVMNPVDHPHGGGEGKQPVGRKAPLTPWGKKALGVKTRKTKKSSNKLIIRRRKDAK; encoded by the coding sequence ATGGCTATTAAATACTATAAGCCAACAACCAATGGTCGTCGTAATATGTCAATTCTCGACTACAGACAAAACTTAAGTGGTCATGCACCTGAAAAATCATTAATGGTGATTTTAAAAAACAATGCAGGGCGTAATAACCAAGGAAAAATTACAGTTCGTCATCACGGTGGTCGTGTAAAAAGATATTACAGAATCGTTGATTTTAAACGTAATAAAGATAATATTCCAGCTATTGTTAAAACAATTGAATATGATCCAAACAGATCAGCAAACATTTGTTTATTAGCATATGCAGATGGAGAAAAAAGATATATTTTAGCACCTAAAGGAATAAAAGTTGGGCAAACTGTTGTTTCAGGTGAAAATGCCGATATTATTGTTGGTAATTCACTTCCATTAAGTAATATTCCTGAAGGTACATTTGTTCACAACATTGAAATGCAACCAGGAGGTGGAGGTATCATTGCTCGTAGTGCTGGTACATCTGCACAAATTTTAGGTAAAGACGATGATGGAAAATATGTTGTTTTAAGATTAAAATCTGGTGAAACAAGACGTGTTTTAGCTCGTTGTCGTGCAACAATTGGTTTTGTTGGTAATGAAGAACACTTATTAGTAAATATTGGTAAAGCTGGTAAAAATAGACATATGGGTGTTAGACCTACAGTACGTGGATCAGTAATGAACCCAGTAGATCACCCACATGGAGGGGGAGAAGGAAAACAACCTGTTGGTCGTAAAGCTCCTCTTACACCTTGAGGTAAAAAAGCTCTTGGAGTTAAAACAAGAAAAACTAAGAAATCTTCAAACAAATTAATTATTAGAAGAAGAAAGGATGCTAAATAA
- the rpsS gene encoding 30S ribosomal protein S19, whose protein sequence is MARSLKKGPFADDHLLKKVDAIVEGKAPKKPIKTWSRRSTIFPHFVGLTFQVHNGKQFIDVYVTDDMVGHKLGEFSPTRTYTGHGADKGKKK, encoded by the coding sequence ATGGCACGTAGTCTTAAAAAAGGACCTTTCGCAGATGATCATTTACTTAAAAAAGTAGATGCTATCGTTGAAGGTAAAGCACCTAAAAAACCTATCAAAACTTGATCAAGACGTTCTACAATTTTCCCTCACTTTGTAGGGTTAACATTCCAAGTACACAATGGTAAACAATTCATTGATGTTTATGTTACAGATGATATGGTTGGACACAAATTAGGAGAATTCTCACCTACCCGTACATATACAGGACATGGTGCAGATAAAGGTAAGAAGAAATAA